GCTTGAAGAACCAATCTCTCTAACCTCTTGCATTTCATGCATCCCATTCCCAGTACCTCTATCTTCACAAAATCACCTCCTCTCCCTTTTCTTGAAATATTCCTTCAATAGCGCAGCTTCGTACTCCTTTTCAGCATCAGATGGCACATAGTTATAGATTCTCACTCGCTTCAGTAGTTCCTTTCTGAGAGCGTTTTCCTCTTCGATGCCTAACTTCACAACTTGATCTATGACTTCGTCGAGTTGGCTGATGCCTATCAAGCAACCGCCGATGTCAATCTTTCTCACATTTCTCGCAGATGATTCGGGACAACATGTTCTTTTCTCTGCCATACTTTATCCCACTATCATTCCATAGATGAAACCTGCAAGTGCAGACAAGATTACAACAGTAAACCAATATATCGTGGTTTTTTTCGCACCCATGATCCTATACAAAACTGCAATAGATGGAAGACTAGTTGTTGGACCGCTCAATAAGAGGCTCAATGCTGGACCAGCAGCCATGACACCGCTTGAATAGCCAAAAGTGGTCCCAATGATAGGCACTTCAAGAAGCGTTGGCATATAGAGAATTGCACCTATGAATGATGCTAATAGATTTGAAGATATGGAATTGTTGCCGAGATATGGCCTGAACATCTCTGGTGGTAGGAAATATGCAATTATACCAACAATAAAAGTCCCTGCGATAAGAATCGGAAAAATCTTCTTTGTCAAATCCCACGTTTCATAAGCCCAATTGGTGACTTCATCTCGTTCGAAGTAGTATATCAGAAGTGCGGCGATAACAACCGTCAGTAAATAAACTGTCGCGAGTTTTAACACCCAATCAATTTTGGATGCAGCAATGATCAAAATCAATATGAGAATGACAAAGAACATCGCGGACGCCCATCTTGGTCTAGAATTTGCCGAGGACGCCGGCAAAAATTCCTTCTTTTCTTGTATTAGAGAGACATCGTGACGCTTAAAAATTGTCGCCATTATTAACCCAACGATTATGGACAG
The nucleotide sequence above comes from Methanomassiliicoccales archaeon. Encoded proteins:
- a CDS encoding permease, encoding MANPLVDALIAGLSNVMNYLSEHTLTCLIPAFFIAGAIAAFVKKDAILRYFGPTVKRYKSYSVASVSGAVLAVCSCTILPLFAGIYRKGSGIGPAITFLFAGPGINILAIVYTAQVLGYDLGFARAASAVALSIIVGLIMATIFKRHDVSLIQEKKEFLPASSANSRPRWASAMFFVILILILIIAASKIDWVLKLATVYLLTVVIAALLIYYFERDEVTNWAYETWDLTKKIFPILIAGTFIVGIIAYFLPPEMFRPYLGNNSISSNLLASFIGAILYMPTLLEVPIIGTTFGYSSGVMAAGPALSLLLSGPTTSLPSIAVLYRIMGAKKTTIYWFTVVILSALAGFIYGMIVG